A genomic window from Carassius gibelio isolate Cgi1373 ecotype wild population from Czech Republic chromosome A11, carGib1.2-hapl.c, whole genome shotgun sequence includes:
- the LOC128022309 gene encoding transcription factor MafB, whose translation MTAEQHQLNLDYGEFDMRFGVKKETAALGPDRSFIQQCGVHVPGSVSSTPMSTPCSSVPSSPSFSPSGQRNGADDLYWTLSTGAYPQHADPHCLELTPEDVREALGANLMHAHPPQLHQAEMEGYRSMGQFHAPNMHQYQQQQQYTELGHNPDFGQGKSVEQLMEHLDCSSQGASHLKSHNFHQQTHHRRSERAESRFSDQQLVSMSVRDLNRHLRGMSKDDIIRLKQKRRTLKNRGYAQSCRHKRVQQKHTLESEKTSLATQVEQLKRELNRLVRERDAYKLKCERLVVGMNCQSKGPSCEKPSSPEFLR comes from the coding sequence ATGACGGCGGAGCAGCATCAGCTGAATTTGGACTACGGCGAATTTGACATGAGGTTTGGTGTGAAGAAGGAGACTGCAGCTTTGGGACCGGACCGCTCTTTTATCCAGCAGTGCGGTGTACACGTACCAGGCTCCGTGTCCAGCACACCCATGAGCACCCCGTGCAGCTCCGTGCCTTCATCACCGAGCTTCAGCCCGAGTGGACAGAGGAACGGTGCTGACGATCTCTACTGGACCCTGAGCACGGGGGCTTATCCACAGCACGCAGATCCACACTGTCTTGAACTGACACCTGAGGATGTCCGGGAAGCGTTAGGCGCCAATCTCATGCATGCACACCCTCCTCAGCTCCACCAGGCAGAGATGGAGGGATACAGGAGCATGGGTCAGTTCCACGCACCAAACATGCATCAgtatcagcagcagcagcagtacaCCGAACTCGGCCACAATCCAGACTTCGGGCAAGGCAAAAGCGTGGAGCAGTTAATGGAGCATCTCGACTGTTCATCTCAAGGCGCATCGCACCTGAAGTCCCATAATTTCCATCAGCAGACGCACCACAGGCGCAGCGAGCGCGCGGAGAGCCGCTTCTCCGACCAGCAGCTGGTGTCCATGTCTGTGCGCGATCTCAACCGACACCTCCGCGGCATGAGCAAGGACGATATTATCCGCCTCAAGCAGAAACGCCGTACCTTGAAAAACCGCGGGTACGCTCAGTCTTGTCGGCACAAACGCGTTCAGCAAAAACACACGCTGGAGAGCGAGAAGACGAGCCTGGCGACGCAAGTGGAGCAGCTGAAGCGCGAGCTCAACAGGCTGGTGCGCGAGAGGGACGCGTATAAACTCAAATGCGAGAGGCTCGTTGTCGGAATGAACTGTCAGAGTAAAGGACCCTCTTGTGAAAAACCATCGTCACCTGAATTTTTGAGATAG